The following are encoded together in the Pseudomonas maumuensis genome:
- a CDS encoding LrgB family protein, translating into MSLEPMPLFWLALTLGAYLGSRWLYRRSGRYLLSPLILVPALLLAVAVPLHTAYAEYARNTHWLMGVLGPVTVAFAVPIWQQRALLARHWPALLMGMLAGSVASIGSSWALAHLLALDDSVSLSLLPRSITTPFAMPVAQDLGGVPELTAVFVMFTGVLGALFGGILLRWLPLRTPLARGALFGVGAHGAGVSRAQEVGREEGSVAGLVMVLTGLLNLLAAPLLMKLI; encoded by the coding sequence ATGAGCCTTGAACCCATGCCGCTGTTCTGGCTGGCCCTGACCCTGGGCGCCTACCTGGGCAGCCGCTGGCTGTACCGGCGCAGCGGGCGCTACCTGCTGTCGCCGCTGATCCTGGTGCCGGCGCTGCTGCTGGCAGTGGCCGTGCCGCTGCACACCGCCTACGCCGAGTACGCCCGCAACACGCATTGGCTGATGGGCGTGCTGGGCCCGGTCACCGTCGCCTTCGCGGTGCCGATCTGGCAGCAACGAGCACTGCTGGCGCGGCACTGGCCGGCGCTGCTGATGGGCATGCTGGCCGGCAGCGTGGCGTCCATCGGCAGCTCCTGGGCGCTGGCGCACCTGCTGGCGCTGGACGACTCGGTCAGCCTGTCGTTGCTGCCGCGCTCGATCACCACGCCCTTCGCCATGCCCGTGGCCCAGGACCTGGGCGGCGTGCCGGAGCTGACGGCAGTGTTCGTGATGTTCACCGGCGTGCTCGGGGCGCTGTTCGGCGGCATCCTCCTGCGTTGGTTGCCCTTGCGCACTCCGCTGGCGCGGGGCGCGCTGTTCGGCGTCGGTGCCCATGGCGCGGGGGTCAGCCGCGCCCAGGAGGTCGGTCGCGAGGAGGGCTCGGTGGCCGGGCTGGTCATGGTCCTGACCGGGCTGCTCAACCTGCTGGCCGCGCCGTTGCTGATGAAGCTGATCTGA
- a CDS encoding alpha/beta fold hydrolase, translating into MPLAEIPLCVWRTRSQGFTFRGQSIRYWTAGQGEPLLLLHGFPTASWDWHYLWAPLTQRFRVVACDMLGFGDSAKPADHDYSLLEQADLQQALLAHLHIDRPVHLLAHDYGGSVAQELLARHHERRLEVASCVFLNSGLFPESCRVLLVQKLLLSRLGWLVGRSFGRDDLVRNVTQIYGPCTHPSESALDDYWSLIASNRGPRILHKLVSFLPERRVQRERWVAALQRPGVPLRFINGAVDPLSGAHMVERYREIVPDPDTVVLQGIGHYPHTEAPVQVLRHYLAFREQPMSYVPLKVAWS; encoded by the coding sequence ATGCCACTGGCCGAAATTCCATTGTGCGTCTGGCGCACCCGGAGCCAGGGTTTCACCTTCCGGGGCCAGAGCATCCGCTACTGGACGGCAGGGCAAGGAGAGCCCCTGCTATTGCTTCACGGTTTCCCCACGGCCAGCTGGGATTGGCACTACCTGTGGGCACCCCTGACCCAGCGCTTTCGCGTGGTGGCCTGCGATATGCTCGGCTTTGGCGATTCGGCCAAGCCCGCGGACCACGACTACAGCCTGCTCGAGCAGGCCGACCTGCAACAAGCGTTGCTGGCGCACCTGCATATCGACCGACCGGTGCATCTGCTGGCTCACGACTACGGCGGCAGCGTTGCCCAGGAACTACTGGCCCGGCACCACGAACGGCGGCTCGAGGTGGCCAGTTGCGTGTTCCTCAACAGCGGGCTTTTCCCCGAGAGCTGCCGGGTGCTGCTGGTCCAGAAACTGCTGCTTAGCCGCCTCGGCTGGCTGGTCGGGCGCTCGTTCGGGCGTGACGACCTGGTGCGTAACGTCACCCAGATCTATGGCCCATGCACCCATCCCAGCGAGAGCGCCCTGGATGACTACTGGAGCCTGATCGCCTCCAACCGTGGCCCACGGATCTTGCATAAACTGGTCAGCTTCCTGCCGGAGCGCCGGGTTCAGCGCGAGCGCTGGGTTGCCGCGCTGCAACGCCCGGGCGTGCCGCTGCGCTTCATCAATGGCGCGGTCGATCCGTTGTCCGGCGCGCATATGGTCGAGCGCTACCGGGAAATCGTCCCGGACCCGGACACCGTGGTGCTGCAGGGCATTGGCCATTATCCGCATACCGAGGCGCCGGTGCAGGTGCTGCGCCATTATCTGGCCTTTCGTGAACAGCCGATGAGTTATGTGCCGCTGAAGGTCGCGTGGTCCTGA
- a CDS encoding flavodoxin produces MKVAIISGSVYGTADEVARHAESLLKAAGLEAWHAARATLQDIEGFGPDALLAVTSTTGMGELPDSLMPLYSTIRDVLPAAWRGLPGAVIGLGDSSYGDTYCGGGEQMRELFAELGVIEVLPMLRLDASETVTPETDAEPWLAEFAAALKG; encoded by the coding sequence ATGAAAGTCGCCATTATTTCCGGTTCGGTGTACGGCACCGCCGACGAAGTCGCCCGTCACGCCGAGTCGTTGCTCAAGGCCGCCGGCCTTGAAGCCTGGCACGCGGCACGCGCCACCTTGCAGGACATCGAGGGCTTTGGCCCGGACGCGTTGCTGGCGGTGACATCGACTACTGGCATGGGTGAACTGCCCGACAGCCTGATGCCGCTATACAGCACCATTCGTGACGTGCTGCCGGCGGCCTGGCGCGGGTTGCCGGGAGCGGTGATCGGCTTGGGCGATTCGAGCTATGGCGACACCTACTGCGGCGGTGGCGAGCAGATGCGCGAACTGTTTGCCGAGCTTGGGGTAATCGAAGTGCTGCCGATGCTGCGACTCGATGCCAGTGAGACCGTAACACCGGAGACCGATGCCGAACCGTGGCTGGCGGAGTTTGCGGCTGCGCTGAAAGGCTGA
- a CDS encoding IclR family transcriptional regulator: protein MAKASSSTDNGKQKVRSAEVGTDILKALAELSPSTSLSRLAEHVDMPASKVHRYLQALIASGFAEQDAATNHYGLGREALRVGMAALGSIDVLKVAALPLSQLRDELNESCFIAVWGNQGATVVSIEPAVRAVTVVTQIGSVLPLLSSSTGLVFAAHLPERETVELRDRELAALGQTANDYAPLLEQIRQRGLHHVHGLLMPGVDALSAPVFNAMGQIAAVMTVVGPTSIFHADEHGPAARRLLAATQATSWRMGYGADQ from the coding sequence ATGGCCAAAGCCAGCAGTAGCACCGACAACGGCAAACAGAAGGTCCGCTCGGCGGAAGTCGGTACCGACATCCTCAAGGCTCTGGCCGAACTCTCCCCCTCCACCTCGCTATCGCGCCTGGCCGAACATGTCGACATGCCGGCGAGCAAGGTGCATCGCTACCTGCAGGCGCTGATCGCCAGTGGCTTCGCCGAGCAGGATGCGGCCACCAACCACTACGGCCTCGGCCGCGAGGCACTGCGCGTTGGCATGGCGGCACTGGGCAGCATCGATGTGCTGAAGGTGGCGGCGCTGCCGCTGTCGCAACTACGCGACGAGCTCAACGAAAGCTGCTTCATCGCCGTGTGGGGCAACCAGGGCGCAACGGTGGTGAGCATCGAGCCGGCGGTGCGGGCGGTGACGGTGGTGACCCAGATCGGCTCGGTGCTGCCGTTGCTCAGCTCGTCCACCGGGCTGGTGTTCGCCGCGCACCTGCCCGAGCGCGAGACCGTGGAGTTGCGCGACCGGGAACTGGCTGCGCTCGGCCAGACGGCGAACGACTATGCGCCCCTGCTCGAGCAGATCCGCCAGCGCGGCCTGCACCATGTACATGGCTTGCTGATGCCGGGAGTGGACGCACTGTCCGCGCCGGTGTTCAACGCCATGGGCCAGATCGCCGCGGTGATGACCGTAGTTGGCCCTACCTCGATCTTCCATGCTGACGAGCACGGCCCAGCTGCGCGGCGTCTACTTGCCGCCACCCAGGCCACCAGCTGGCGAATGGGATACGGCGCGGATCAGTGA
- the fahA gene encoding fumarylacetoacetase, with protein MNHTAIARSWVEHANGHRDFPLQNLPLGIFSRPGQAPRCGVAIGDAILDLEAVLAAGLFEGAAKAAVEATVGGALNAFFALGRGARVALRERLLVLLGEGSEDQAALKAALYPADECQLHLPAKIGDYTDFYVGIEHAKNVGKLFRPDNPLLPNYKHVPIGYHGRASTIRPSGTDVRRPKGQTLPAGQAEPSFGPCARLDYELELGIWIGQGNDMGQPIPIGDAAEHVAGFCLLNDWSARDIQAWEYQPLGPFLSKSFITTVSPWVVTAEALEPFRCAQPARPEGDPQPLSYLLDKRDQAGGAFDIELEVLLLTANMREQSLPAHRLTLSNTRSMYWTVAQMVAHHSVNGCQLQPGDLFGSGTLSGAAPGSFGSLLEITEGGKQPVELASGEVRKFLEDGDEIILRARCVRDGVASIGFGECRGTIVAAG; from the coding sequence ATGAACCATACCGCCATTGCCCGTAGCTGGGTCGAGCACGCCAACGGGCACCGCGACTTCCCGTTGCAGAACCTGCCCCTGGGCATCTTCAGCCGCCCAGGGCAGGCGCCACGTTGCGGCGTGGCCATCGGTGACGCGATCCTCGACCTCGAGGCCGTGCTGGCCGCCGGGTTGTTCGAGGGGGCGGCCAAGGCTGCCGTCGAAGCCACCGTCGGTGGTGCGCTGAATGCCTTCTTCGCCCTTGGCCGCGGGGCCCGTGTCGCCCTGCGCGAGCGCCTGCTGGTGCTGCTGGGCGAGGGTAGCGAGGACCAGGCGGCGCTGAAGGCCGCGCTGTACCCGGCTGATGAATGCCAGCTGCACCTGCCGGCGAAGATCGGTGACTACACCGACTTCTACGTCGGCATCGAGCACGCCAAGAACGTCGGTAAGCTGTTCCGCCCGGACAACCCGTTGCTGCCCAACTACAAGCACGTGCCGATCGGCTACCACGGCCGCGCCTCGACCATCCGCCCGTCCGGCACCGACGTGCGCCGGCCCAAGGGCCAGACCCTGCCGGCGGGCCAGGCCGAGCCGAGCTTCGGCCCGTGTGCGCGCCTGGACTACGAACTGGAACTGGGCATCTGGATTGGCCAGGGCAACGACATGGGCCAGCCGATCCCGATCGGTGACGCCGCCGAACACGTGGCCGGCTTCTGCCTGCTCAACGACTGGTCGGCGCGCGATATCCAGGCCTGGGAATACCAGCCGTTGGGCCCGTTCCTGTCCAAGAGCTTCATCACCACGGTGTCGCCGTGGGTGGTCACCGCCGAAGCCCTGGAGCCGTTCCGTTGCGCCCAGCCGGCCCGTCCGGAGGGTGACCCGCAGCCGCTGTCGTACCTGCTGGACAAGCGCGACCAGGCCGGCGGCGCCTTCGACATCGAACTGGAAGTGCTGCTGCTGACCGCGAACATGCGCGAGCAGAGCCTGCCGGCCCACCGCCTCACCCTGAGCAACACCCGCAGCATGTACTGGACCGTGGCACAGATGGTCGCCCACCACAGCGTCAACGGCTGCCAGCTGCAACCGGGCGACCTGTTCGGCTCGGGCACCCTGTCGGGCGCGGCGCCGGGCTCGTTCGGCAGCCTGCTGGAGATCACTGAAGGCGGCAAGCAACCGGTGGAGCTGGCCAGCGGCGAAGTGCGCAAGTTCCTCGAGGACGGCGACGAGATCATCCTGCGCGCCCGTTGCGTGCGCGATGGCGTGGCCAGCATCGGCTTCGGCGAATGCCGTGGCACCATCGTCGCGGCCGGCTGA
- a CDS encoding SDR family oxidoreductase, which translates to MSEPVRLQDRVVIVTGAGGGLGRAHALLFAARGARVVVNDLGGSTHGEGANASAADRVVEEIRAAGGSAIANHDSVTDGARIVEQALDTFGRVDVLVNNAGILRDKTFHKMEDSDWELVYRVHVEGAYKVTHAAWPHLRAQNWGRVIFTSSTSGIYGNFGQANYGMAKLGLYGLTRTLAIEGRKHGILVNAIAPTGGTRMTEGLIPPQVFDRLQPELISPLVVYLGSEQCQDSGELFEVGGGWVGKLRWERSQGVGFDPREGFTPEQVADNWARIGDFEGAGHPQDSLQALQQMMANLQKYPLG; encoded by the coding sequence ATGAGCGAGCCAGTACGTCTGCAGGATCGAGTGGTCATTGTCACGGGGGCCGGCGGCGGCCTGGGCCGGGCCCATGCGCTGCTGTTCGCCGCGCGCGGCGCGCGGGTGGTGGTCAATGACCTGGGCGGGTCGACCCATGGTGAAGGCGCCAACGCCTCGGCGGCCGATCGCGTGGTGGAGGAAATCCGCGCCGCGGGCGGTTCGGCGATCGCCAACCATGACTCGGTGACCGACGGCGCGCGCATTGTCGAGCAGGCCCTGGACACCTTTGGCCGGGTCGATGTACTGGTGAACAACGCTGGCATCCTGCGCGACAAGACCTTCCACAAGATGGAAGACAGCGACTGGGAGCTGGTCTACCGCGTGCATGTCGAAGGCGCCTACAAGGTCACCCACGCCGCCTGGCCGCACCTGCGGGCGCAGAACTGGGGGCGGGTGATCTTCACTTCGTCCACCTCGGGCATCTATGGCAATTTCGGCCAGGCCAACTACGGCATGGCCAAGCTCGGCCTCTACGGGCTGACCCGCACCCTGGCCATCGAAGGCCGCAAGCACGGCATCCTGGTCAACGCCATCGCCCCGACCGGTGGCACGCGCATGACCGAGGGGCTGATTCCGCCGCAGGTGTTCGACCGGCTGCAGCCTGAGTTGATCAGCCCGTTGGTGGTGTACCTGGGCAGCGAGCAGTGCCAGGACAGCGGTGAGCTGTTCGAGGTGGGTGGCGGCTGGGTGGGCAAGCTGCGCTGGGAGCGCAGCCAGGGTGTGGGCTTCGATCCACGTGAAGGGTTCACGCCCGAGCAGGTGGCGGACAACTGGGCGCGGATTGGTGATTTCGAGGGAGCAGGGCACCCGCAGGACAGCCTGCAGGCGTTGCAGCAGATGATGGCGAACCTGCAGAAGTATCCGTTGGGTTGA
- a CDS encoding SirB1 family protein yields MNPRQACLACLEREPVALLEAALWIAAEHDRTVEPAASLARLHELQREVSTSLPMLPVNELAQPLLRQLNALGYQQDEYHPLRPHVALMDKVLQRRRGQPLLLAILALELARRLSIPLEGVNFPGHFLLRVPGADHLLDPCGGRRLYPNDCRELLARQFGPQLPLTAEHLRSASPMQMLQRLSRNLRQLHISNDNDLAALVDAERVMQLGPAQVGDYLARATLYQHLDCPQAERFDLEHALLLTDDPVQRLKLTERLGQLPNGKRSIH; encoded by the coding sequence ATGAACCCACGCCAAGCCTGCCTGGCCTGCCTGGAACGCGAGCCGGTCGCCCTGCTGGAAGCCGCCCTGTGGATCGCCGCCGAGCATGACCGCACTGTCGAGCCCGCGGCCAGCCTGGCCAGGCTGCATGAGCTGCAACGCGAAGTCAGCACCAGCCTGCCGATGCTACCGGTCAACGAACTGGCCCAGCCCCTGCTGCGTCAACTCAACGCACTGGGCTACCAGCAGGACGAGTACCACCCGTTGCGCCCACACGTGGCCTTGATGGACAAAGTGCTGCAACGCCGACGTGGCCAACCTCTGCTGCTGGCGATCCTCGCCCTTGAACTGGCTCGCCGCCTGTCGATCCCCCTGGAGGGCGTGAACTTTCCCGGCCACTTCCTGCTGCGCGTGCCCGGTGCCGACCACCTGCTCGACCCTTGCGGCGGCCGGCGCCTGTACCCCAACGACTGCCGCGAACTGCTCGCCCGCCAGTTCGGCCCACAGCTGCCGCTAACCGCCGAACACCTGCGCAGCGCCTCGCCGATGCAGATGCTCCAGCGCCTGTCACGCAACCTTCGACAGTTGCATATCAGCAACGACAACGACCTCGCGGCGCTGGTCGATGCCGAACGGGTCATGCAACTGGGCCCGGCACAGGTCGGCGACTACCTGGCCCGGGCCACGCTGTACCAGCACCTGGACTGCCCCCAGGCAGAGCGCTTCGACCTGGAGCACGCCCTGCTGCTGACCGACGACCCGGTGCAGCGCCTGAAACTCACGGAACGCCTCGGCCAGTTGCCCAACGGCAAGCGCTCAATCCACTAA
- the maiA gene encoding maleylacetoacetate isomerase, whose translation MELFTYYRSTSSYRVRIALALKGLDYQAEPVNLLKGEQRGADYLALNPQGRVPALRTDAGELLVQSPAIIEYLEEAYPQPALLPAAAEARAKVRGVAAIIGCDIHPLHNVSVLNQLRQLGHDEAQVNQWIGHWISQGLAAVEQLIGDEGFCFGATPGLADVYLIPQLYAAERFNIDLGGYPRIRRVAALAEQHPAFHQAHPARQPDTPD comes from the coding sequence ATGGAACTGTTCACCTACTACCGCTCCACCTCTTCGTATCGGGTGCGCATCGCCCTGGCGCTCAAGGGCCTGGATTACCAGGCCGAGCCTGTGAACCTGCTCAAGGGCGAGCAGCGCGGCGCGGACTACCTGGCGCTCAATCCGCAAGGGCGGGTGCCGGCCCTGCGTACTGACGCTGGCGAGTTGCTGGTGCAGTCGCCGGCGATCATCGAATACCTCGAAGAGGCGTATCCACAGCCGGCGCTGCTGCCGGCCGCTGCCGAGGCTCGGGCCAAGGTTCGCGGCGTGGCGGCGATCATTGGTTGCGACATTCATCCGTTGCACAACGTCAGCGTGCTCAACCAGCTGCGTCAGTTGGGGCACGACGAGGCCCAGGTCAACCAGTGGATCGGCCACTGGATCAGCCAGGGGCTGGCGGCGGTGGAGCAGCTGATCGGCGATGAGGGCTTCTGCTTCGGGGCGACGCCAGGCCTGGCCGACGTCTACCTGATCCCGCAGTTGTACGCGGCCGAGCGTTTCAACATCGACCTCGGTGGCTACCCGCGCATTCGCCGGGTGGCCGCCCTGGCCGAGCAGCACCCGGCCTTCCATCAGGCCCATCCGGCGAGGCAGCCCGACACGCCCGACTGA
- a CDS encoding LysR family transcriptional regulator, with product MEFKQLRSFIEVVHKGGFTQAAGTLHISQSAVSKQVAQLEQDIGQPLLERQGSQLLLTAAGRIVLERGEALLRQRQELLSELDDLSQMARGELRLGLPLLGSDALFAGLFAEYRRRHPNISIQLLEGGSRMVEQAVKNGELELGGSLTPNDPAFDYQPFCNEPLEALLPADHPLAGQADVALAHLADTPFLLYQRSFVLNDRLLSACQQEGFTPKEGGRSGQADFLAALVAAGQGVVLLPAIVARALERPGVVRLPLRAPDYLRWDIAFIWRRGAYLSRAAQAWLALLREDSAMH from the coding sequence ATGGAATTCAAACAGCTGCGCAGTTTCATCGAAGTCGTCCACAAAGGCGGCTTCACCCAGGCGGCGGGTACCTTGCACATCAGCCAGTCGGCGGTGAGCAAGCAGGTCGCCCAACTGGAGCAGGACATCGGCCAGCCACTGCTGGAGCGCCAAGGCTCACAGTTACTGTTGACTGCCGCCGGGCGCATCGTCCTGGAACGCGGCGAGGCGCTGCTACGCCAGCGCCAGGAACTGCTGAGCGAACTGGACGACCTCAGCCAGATGGCCCGCGGCGAACTGCGCCTGGGCCTGCCGCTGCTGGGCAGCGATGCGCTGTTCGCCGGGTTGTTCGCCGAGTATCGGCGGCGCCATCCGAATATCTCGATCCAACTGCTCGAAGGTGGCAGCCGCATGGTCGAGCAGGCGGTCAAGAATGGCGAGCTGGAGCTGGGCGGCAGCCTTACACCGAACGATCCGGCGTTCGACTACCAGCCGTTCTGCAATGAGCCGCTGGAGGCCTTGTTACCGGCTGACCACCCTTTGGCCGGGCAAGCGGACGTCGCCCTGGCGCACCTGGCCGACACGCCATTCCTCTTGTATCAGCGCAGCTTCGTGCTCAACGATCGGCTACTCAGCGCCTGCCAGCAGGAAGGCTTCACGCCCAAGGAGGGTGGGCGTAGCGGCCAGGCGGACTTTCTTGCCGCGCTGGTGGCCGCCGGGCAAGGGGTGGTGCTGCTACCGGCAATCGTCGCAAGGGCGCTGGAACGGCCCGGGGTGGTGCGCTTGCCGTTGCGCGCACCGGATTACCTTAGGTGGGACATCGCCTTCATCTGGAGGCGCGGGGCGTATCTGTCGCGGGCGGCGCAGGCGTGGCTGGCGTTGTTGCGTGAGGACTCCGCCATGCATTGA
- the hmgA gene encoding homogentisate 1,2-dioxygenase, which yields MTRDTFPSLEYLSGFGNEFASEALPGALPIGQNSPQKAPYGLYAELLSGTAFTMTRSELRRTWLYRIRPSALHPRFERLERQPLTGPLGGVNPNRLRWSPQPIPSEPTDFIDGWLPMVANSASEKPAGVSIYIYRANRSMERVFFNADGELLLVPEQGRLRIATELGVLEVEPLEIAVIPRGMKFRVELLDAQARGYIAENHGAPLRIPDLGPIGSNGLANPRDFLTPVAHYEESTGPVQLVQKFLGEHWACELQHSPLDVVAWHGSNVPYKYDLRRFNTIGTVSFDHPDPSIFTVLTSPTSVHGMANMDFVIFPPRWMVAENTFRPPWFHRNLMNEFMGLIHGAYDAKAEGFLPGGASLHGVMSAHGPDAETCDKAISVDLAPHKIDNTMAFMFETSQVLRPSRQALESPQLQADYDSCWATLPSTFNPNRR from the coding sequence ATGACCCGCGACACTTTCCCTTCACTCGAGTACCTGAGCGGCTTCGGCAACGAATTCGCCAGCGAAGCCTTGCCCGGCGCCCTGCCGATCGGGCAGAACTCGCCGCAGAAGGCCCCTTATGGGCTGTACGCCGAGCTGCTGTCGGGCACTGCCTTCACCATGACCCGCAGCGAGTTGCGCCGTACCTGGCTGTACCGCATTCGTCCGTCGGCCCTGCACCCGCGCTTCGAGCGTCTGGAGCGCCAGCCGCTGACCGGGCCGTTGGGAGGCGTCAATCCCAATCGCCTGCGTTGGAGCCCGCAACCGATCCCGTCCGAACCGACCGACTTTATCGACGGCTGGCTGCCGATGGTGGCTAACTCGGCGTCGGAAAAACCTGCCGGGGTGAGCATCTACATCTACCGCGCCAACCGTTCCATGGAGCGGGTGTTCTTCAACGCCGATGGCGAGTTGTTGCTGGTGCCCGAGCAAGGCCGCCTGCGCATCGCCACCGAACTGGGCGTGCTTGAGGTCGAGCCGCTGGAGATCGCGGTGATCCCGCGGGGCATGAAGTTCCGGGTCGAACTGCTCGATGCCCAGGCCCGTGGCTACATTGCCGAGAACCACGGCGCGCCGCTGCGCATCCCTGACCTTGGCCCGATCGGCAGCAATGGCCTGGCCAACCCGCGTGACTTCCTCACCCCGGTCGCCCATTACGAAGAGAGCACCGGCCCGGTGCAGCTGGTGCAGAAATTCCTCGGCGAACACTGGGCCTGCGAGCTGCAGCACTCGCCCCTGGACGTGGTCGCCTGGCACGGCAGCAACGTGCCGTACAAATACGACCTGCGCCGCTTCAACACCATCGGCACGGTCAGCTTCGACCACCCCGACCCGTCTATCTTCACCGTGCTGACCTCGCCGACCAGCGTGCATGGCATGGCCAACATGGACTTCGTGATCTTCCCGCCGCGCTGGATGGTGGCCGAGAACACCTTCCGTCCACCATGGTTCCACCGCAACCTGATGAACGAGTTCATGGGCCTGATCCACGGTGCCTACGACGCCAAGGCCGAAGGCTTCCTGCCTGGTGGCGCTTCGCTGCACGGGGTGATGAGCGCCCACGGCCCCGACGCCGAGACCTGCGACAAGGCCATCTCGGTGGACCTGGCGCCGCACAAGATCGACAACACCATGGCCTTCATGTTCGAGACCAGCCAGGTGCTGCGCCCGAGCCGCCAGGCCCTCGAAAGCCCGCAGTTGCAGGCCGACTACGATAGTTGCTGGGCCACCTTGCCGAGCACCTTCAACCCGAACCGGAGATAA
- a CDS encoding CidA/LrgA family protein, translated as MNPALLKKTLRLLAELTVLLALFLIGGQLAAWLGWPIPGGVMGLALLLALFATGLLKPATLQLGAGWLMAEMLLFFIPALMSLLDYGSLLRSEGWRILLVIALSTLLVMVVTAVTVELVCRWRLRHEP; from the coding sequence ATGAATCCTGCATTATTGAAAAAGACCTTGCGCCTGCTCGCCGAGCTGACAGTGTTGCTGGCGCTGTTCCTGATCGGTGGCCAGCTGGCCGCCTGGCTTGGCTGGCCGATTCCTGGTGGCGTAATGGGCCTGGCGCTACTGCTGGCACTGTTCGCCACCGGCCTGCTCAAACCGGCCACGTTGCAACTGGGTGCCGGCTGGCTGATGGCCGAGATGCTGCTGTTCTTCATTCCCGCGCTGATGAGCCTGCTGGACTACGGCAGCCTGCTGCGCAGCGAAGGCTGGCGCATCCTGCTGGTGATCGCGCTGAGCACGCTGCTGGTGATGGTGGTCACCGCGGTCACGGTCGAGCTGGTGTGCCGTTGGAGGTTGCGCCATGAGCCTTGA
- a CDS encoding MFS transporter, with amino-acid sequence MHNQIASFRAALDARPVSPYQWRLLLLLILLLVTDGYDAQVLGYVIPALAQDWGLEKAAFGPVFSANLLGLTVGSLAVTPLADRFGVRRVLLCCVLLYASLTLLMVFASSLDSLMLARFLCGIGMGGAMPSAMALMADYAPPRLRTLMVTLAACGFSLGGAAGGFVAAGFIDHYGWQAVFLAGGVAPLLLFPFLALFLPESLPRLLRDAPPYARLQRVTARLLPGWQVPAARIATDEPTDSKLTVVALFRDGFARPTLLLWSTFFVSLILLYFMISWLPSLLQESGLALNQANLVTSLFLFAGTFGAVCLAWCADRMANKAYLLAGVLLGAALFSVLVGLNHDDPRWLVPSVFAAGFCIIGGQLTLNAFVSNFYPAQVRATGTGWALGVGRFGSILGPLLGSLLLTLHMPVEQIFFFCAVPALLGALLISRVRAPQPREATVKGEALVD; translated from the coding sequence ATGCACAACCAGATAGCCAGCTTTCGCGCGGCGCTCGACGCGCGCCCGGTGTCACCCTACCAGTGGCGCCTGCTGCTGCTGTTGATCCTGCTATTGGTCACCGATGGTTATGACGCCCAGGTGCTGGGCTATGTGATCCCCGCGCTGGCCCAGGACTGGGGCCTGGAGAAGGCCGCGTTCGGGCCGGTGTTTAGCGCCAACCTGCTGGGGCTGACGGTCGGTTCGCTGGCGGTGACGCCACTGGCCGACCGCTTCGGCGTGCGCCGGGTGCTGCTGTGCTGCGTGCTGCTGTACGCCAGCCTGACGCTGCTGATGGTGTTCGCCTCATCCCTCGACAGCCTGATGCTGGCGCGCTTTCTCTGCGGTATCGGCATGGGCGGCGCGATGCCCAGCGCCATGGCGCTGATGGCCGACTATGCGCCGCCCCGACTGCGCACCTTGATGGTCACCCTGGCGGCCTGCGGTTTCTCGCTGGGTGGCGCTGCTGGGGGCTTCGTCGCCGCGGGCTTCATCGATCATTACGGCTGGCAGGCAGTGTTCCTCGCCGGCGGCGTGGCGCCCTTGCTGCTGTTTCCGTTCCTGGCGCTGTTCCTGCCCGAGTCGCTGCCGCGCCTGCTGCGCGACGCCCCGCCCTATGCACGGCTGCAACGGGTTACCGCTCGCCTGCTGCCGGGCTGGCAGGTGCCGGCGGCGCGCATCGCCACCGACGAGCCGACGGACAGCAAGCTCACCGTGGTGGCGTTGTTCCGCGACGGTTTTGCCCGCCCGACCCTGCTGCTGTGGAGCACTTTCTTCGTCAGCCTGATCCTGTTGTACTTCATGATCAGCTGGCTGCCGTCGCTGCTGCAGGAAAGCGGGCTGGCGCTGAACCAGGCCAACCTGGTGACCTCGCTGTTCCTGTTCGCCGGCACCTTCGGCGCGGTGTGCCTGGCCTGGTGTGCCGACCGTATGGCCAACAAGGCATATCTGCTGGCCGGTGTGCTACTGGGTGCGGCGCTTTTTAGCGTACTGGTCGGCCTCAATCATGACGACCCGCGCTGGCTGGTGCCCAGTGTGTTCGCCGCCGGGTTCTGCATCATTGGCGGGCAGTTGACGCTTAATGCCTTCGTCAGCAACTTCTATCCGGCCCAGGTGCGCGCCACCGGTACCGGCTGGGCATTGGGTGTCGGGCGTTTCGGCTCGATCCTCGGACCGTTGCTTGGCAGTCTGCTGCTGACGTTGCACATGCCTGTGGAGCAGATCTTCTTCTTCTGCGCCGTGCCGGCGCTGCTCGGCGCGCTGCTGATCAGCCGGGTACGCGCACCGCAGCCGCGCGAAGCGACGGTCAAGGGCGAGGCATTAGTGGATTGA